TTTGGACTGGCCTAATGGCCACGAAGAAATTCTTCTTCAAATATGGTACTTTCATTATAAAGGATGGATcgcagatacggttctgggaggatACATGGCTAGGGAATAGGCCCCTCTCAGAACAATATCCTGCAATATTCAGCATTGTCCGTCGCAAAAGTGATACCATTGCTTCTGTAATGGCaacctcacctccgaatgtgacgtttaGACGAGATTTAATCGGTCCGAGACTTATTGCATGGAACGTCTTACTGCTGCATTTGGCATCCGTTCAGTTGTCGGAAGGGCATGATGAATTTCGTTGGAACTTACAGCCCAAAGGGAAGTTCTCCGTAAGTTCGTTATATAATGCCATCCTCCAACCAGATATACCAGTTGATAAGAACAAGAAGAttgggaagatgaagataccactaaAAATTAAGATTTTTGGCTGGTATTTGCGTCGTGGAGTAATCctaaccaaagacaatcttgtgaaatgaaatggcaTGGGAATACACAGTGCCTTTTTTGTCAACAAAATGAGACGATTAAGCATCTGTTCTTTCAATGCCGCTTTGCCAGGTCTATATGGTCATGCATCCAAATAGCTTCTGATCTGTATCCCCCAACTAGTGTGGCTAATATCTTtggtaattggcttcatggtatcgatCACAGATTTAGAACGTTTATTAGGTTGGGGACGTTTGCCATGATATGGTCGCTATGGCTGAGTAGAAATGATAAAGTTTTTGATAACAAAGATAGTTCTCTTCTGCAGGTTATTTACAGATGTATAGCTACTCTCCGTTCGTGGTCTGCACTTCAGaaggtggagaaccgagacctgtttacggaggtctaTACACAGTTGGAGGATACGGTGAGGGATACTTTTTTCCTACATGGGTGGTagcataatctacggattggCCCTCCTACTTCTTCCTAGGTGTTTTTACATTCAAGTTTGTTATGTAATTCGCCTACTTTTCGTTCCAAAACATTGTTAAGACTCGTTtaaatggctgtgtgcatcttagctatgcagaggtCGGGTGTAATTGCTTCTCATGAGTAATAAAGCGTCCATTATTTTAAAAAAAAGTAcacccatatctagacaaaattaagTCAATTAATTTAGCTCTAAAGAAATATATGTACAAATTCAAATTGGTAAACAAAATAATTATGGAAACAACATACTGAATATAAATTTCATATCATATAACCTCAATTGATGGTAAAAATAAAGTCTTAACGAAACAACAATATACATCTAACTTTAAAAAACAGAGAGGGTGTTAGGGTATGTTTGATTCGTAGgaaaagaaaaatagaaaaaatatagGATTGCAACGTTATTTCCACTCCGGACCTACAAGAATTCATATGTACAAAATTTTGATTGATTTCACCGCAAGAAAAACTAAGAATTATGAAAAAGAGGTATGAGTGGATGTTTAATTTCCTAAGTAACGGTGCAAAGGAATCCTTAAGaaaaaaatacctatgaaaatcaaTCCTAGAAATCAACAACCATTAAAAAGATTTCCTATAAAATAATCTTACAACTTTCCTATGCAAATTCTTTAAATCAAACAGGCCCTTAGCTCATCAGGTTACCTCTGCTCTCCTGTGAATCACTTTCCATGCTTCAAGTCTCCGATGCTCATCTCCCGACAGATCGATGCCCCGTGCGTGAGTTCGAGTCTTTTGCTTGGCACCTTCCGGAAATCCTAGCAAGGGgaataaaaaaaattcaaaactaaAACACGCTGGCAATCTCGGAGGAAGAAGGAGCGTGAAGTTTCTTTATGTTGGGACGGATGTATAGCAAGTCAGCAACAGACCGTAGATCTCCTTGCTGCAGACAATGATGCCGTCGGTGTCCGCGTAGAGCCACTCCCCGTCGCGGATGACGGCGCCGGCGAATTCGACGTCGACATGCAGCTCGGGGACCCCGTCTGTCCCGGGGTGGCGTGGGTGGCTGGCGAGCGCGCGGACGCCGATGGGGAACGTGTTGATGTCGTCCACGTCGCGGATGCAGCCGTTCACGACGGCGCCCGCCCAGCCGTTGCGGCACGCCTGCTCCGCCAGATTGCCGCCCATGATGGCGCAGCGCTTGCTGCCGCGGCCGTCGAGCACCAGCACCCGGCCCTCGCCGGGCGTCTCCAGGAGCTCGCTTTCGCCCACGTTGTGCTCCAGGACGCGCATGGTGACCACCTGGCCCGAGAAAGAAATGCACTGGCCATACTCCTGGAAGACAGGCTCCAGGATGCGCAGCTCGCCGGTGAGGATGAACGAGGCGTTAGCGTCGCACAGGTCAGCCACAGGGGCAGCAGGTAACTTCTGTGCACCCATATCTGATCGATCGATTTGCAAACACTGGCAAGCTAAGAACCCCGTATATGTACCTAGTGTTTTGGTCAGACTGCTATTATGAATGAATACATATAATTAACAGTATACATGTGCGGACGTTCATGCAATGATTCTTCAAATATTCTTTCTAAATAGAAAACTGACATGATCATAATATTACGCATGGTAGGTCGCATGTCAAATTACTTGTTAGTAGTGTTAATTGCCTAGCTAGCACCACATAATTGTAGTGTTGAGAATCCTTTCCaggataagagcatctccagccgcgttccCCAAAGTGTCCACCAAACAGCGCCGGATTGAACGTTTGGGGGATGCGTTTTCTTCGCGCGCA
This region of Lolium perenne isolate Kyuss_39 chromosome 2, Kyuss_2.0, whole genome shotgun sequence genomic DNA includes:
- the LOC139829750 gene encoding putative 4-hydroxy-4-methyl-2-oxoglutarate aldolase 2, with amino-acid sequence MGAQKLPAAPVADLCDANASFILTGELRILEPVFQEYGQCISFSGQVVTMRVLEHNVGESELLETPGEGRVLVLDGRGSKRCAIMGGNLAEQACRNGWAGAVVNGCIRDVDDINTFPIGVRALASHPRHPGTDGVPELHVDVEFAGAVIRDGEWLYADTDGIIVCSKEIYGFPEGAKQKTRTHARGIDLSGDEHRRLEAWKVIHRRAEPTSTLMSVAIGIMMVSLWIAVFIFRPDWLDLGLIVVCMFASVVGIFLLLKTEQVEQKRKRLGAKCQVVSDEV